In Psychrobacter ciconiae, the following are encoded in one genomic region:
- a CDS encoding MATE family efflux transporter → MSGFTFTNFKGYSLRLGVLVLPILITQFCQAALGVVDAIMAGRVSALDLAAVSIGSGIWLPLFLLATGTLIATTPLIGEAVGQNNHDHVPHITQQSLWTAGVIGILGFMIVNIMPNVLGLMGVPENIQPKAAQYLHGVSFGFPAIAVYAVLRSYCEALGRPEPVTIISIIGLFANIPLNYIFIHGLYGMPELGGAGCGVATALTLWINVLLLATYTAFSKRQQFASTRFFYAFSRPNRAQISKLLKLGVPIGVSIFFEASLFSLASLVISPLGELAVASHQVALAVTSQLFMVPMSVAMALTIMVSNRFGEKNLTALRHVQKTGLIWTIVIAIICMLGVWLFRPQLAAAFTDNPEVQAQAMYLLIFALGYQLFDGWQVNIAGILRGMQDTTVPMWLTLFCYWLVALPLGIYLVRFTDIGAQGFWMALVIGLFLAAILLTLRLRYQQKRLNLAWAKSV, encoded by the coding sequence ATGTCAGGGTTTACATTTACAAATTTTAAAGGCTATAGTTTGCGCTTGGGTGTTTTGGTGTTGCCAATTTTAATCACTCAGTTTTGTCAAGCAGCGCTTGGGGTCGTTGATGCGATTATGGCAGGTCGCGTGTCCGCGCTTGATTTGGCGGCAGTGTCGATTGGCTCGGGGATTTGGCTGCCGCTATTTTTACTGGCAACTGGAACACTCATTGCCACCACCCCTTTAATTGGCGAAGCGGTCGGTCAAAACAATCATGACCATGTGCCGCACATCACCCAACAGTCGCTTTGGACGGCAGGGGTCATCGGCATTTTGGGATTTATGATTGTCAATATCATGCCAAACGTGCTTGGGCTGATGGGCGTTCCTGAAAACATCCAACCCAAAGCGGCGCAATATCTGCATGGGGTGTCCTTTGGGTTTCCAGCGATTGCCGTTTATGCGGTGCTGCGCAGTTATTGTGAGGCGCTTGGTCGACCAGAGCCTGTGACCATTATTAGCATTATTGGCTTGTTTGCCAACATCCCGCTTAACTACATTTTTATTCACGGGCTTTATGGGATGCCTGAGCTTGGCGGCGCAGGTTGCGGGGTGGCTACGGCATTGACTCTTTGGATTAACGTGCTGCTGCTCGCCACTTATACCGCGTTTTCAAAGCGGCAGCAGTTTGCCAGTACACGCTTTTTTTACGCTTTTTCGCGCCCAAATCGCGCCCAAATCAGCAAACTGCTAAAGCTTGGCGTACCAATTGGCGTTTCGATATTTTTTGAAGCCAGTCTTTTTAGCCTAGCCTCACTGGTCATTAGCCCACTTGGCGAGCTTGCCGTTGCCTCGCATCAAGTGGCGCTTGCGGTGACCTCACAGCTATTTATGGTGCCCATGTCGGTGGCAATGGCACTCACCATCATGGTCTCAAACCGTTTTGGTGAAAAAAACCTTACCGCGCTGCGCCACGTTCAAAAAACAGGGCTGATTTGGACGATTGTCATTGCCATTATTTGTATGCTTGGGGTTTGGTTGTTCAGACCACAGCTTGCCGCCGCTTTTACTGACAACCCTGAAGTTCAAGCCCAAGCCATGTATTTATTGATTTTTGCGCTTGGTTATCAGCTATTTGATGGCTGGCAGGTCAATATTGCAGGGATTTTACGCGGTATGCAAGACACCACGGTGCCGATGTGGCTGACCTTGTTTTGTTATTGGCTTGTGGCGCTGCCGCTTGGTATTTACTTAGTGCGCTTTACCGACATTGGGGCGCAAGGATTTTGGATGGCATTGGTCATCGGATTATTTTTAGCCGCGATATTATTAACGCTACGACTGCGCTATCAGCAAAAACGTCTCAATCTTGCTTGGGCAAAATCTGTTTAA